In Mixta intestinalis, the following are encoded in one genomic region:
- the fdhF gene encoding formate dehydrogenase subunit alpha yields MKKVMTVCPYCASGCKLRLLVEDNRVVGAEPAAGKNNQGTLCLKGYYGWDFLNDTQLLTPRLTTPMIRRQRDGQLEPVSWEHALDYVAQRLSAIKKKYGPDAIMTTGSSRGTGNETNYVMQKFARAVLGTNNVDCCARVUHGPSVAGLHQSVGNGAMSNSIVEMEETDLLFIFGYNPADSHPIVANRVLRAKQKGAKIIVCDPRRIETARVADLHIQLKNGSNIALLNAIGHVIIEEKLHNTSFINSRTEGFEEYRKIVANYTPESVSEITGVSAAEIRRAARMYASARTATILWGMGVTQFYQGVETVRSLTSLALLTGHLGKYATGVNPVRGQNNVQGACDMGALPDTFPGYQTVTDAKHRKKFAKAWGVPSLPEKPGYRISELPHRVEHGEVRAAWIMGEDPLQTDAELSAVRQAFADMELVIVQDIFMTKTAAAADVILPSTSWGEHEGVYTAADRGFQRFFKAVEPKWDLKTDWQIIGEVATRMGYPMHYENTQQIWDELRGLCPTFKGATYEKMGELGYVQWPCRDESPEDTGTQWLYGEKFDRPNGLGAFFTCDWQPPQDSLSEEYPLVLSTVREVGHYSCRSMTGNCSALSTLADEPGYVQINSKDAEQLGIVNHQLVWISSRAGKVIARALVNDRPNKGAIYMTYQWWIGACNELVSENLSPITRTPEYKYCAVRLEPIADQAAAERYVAEEYHKLKAHLRDSALVESVK; encoded by the coding sequence ATGAAAAAAGTAATGACCGTCTGTCCCTATTGCGCCTCTGGCTGCAAGCTGAGGCTGCTGGTTGAAGATAACCGCGTTGTCGGCGCGGAACCCGCAGCAGGAAAAAATAATCAGGGAACGCTTTGCCTGAAAGGCTATTACGGCTGGGACTTTTTGAACGATACCCAGCTGCTGACCCCGCGCCTGACCACGCCGATGATTCGTCGCCAGCGCGACGGCCAACTGGAGCCGGTAAGCTGGGAGCATGCGCTGGATTACGTGGCGCAGCGCCTCAGCGCCATCAAGAAAAAGTATGGCCCCGACGCCATTATGACCACCGGCTCCTCGCGCGGCACGGGCAACGAAACCAACTATGTGATGCAAAAATTCGCCCGCGCGGTGCTGGGAACGAATAACGTCGATTGTTGCGCACGCGTTTGACACGGCCCTTCGGTTGCAGGTCTGCACCAGTCGGTCGGCAATGGCGCGATGAGTAACTCCATCGTAGAGATGGAAGAAACAGATTTACTGTTTATTTTTGGCTACAACCCGGCGGATTCGCATCCGATTGTCGCTAACCGGGTACTGAGGGCGAAACAGAAAGGCGCTAAGATTATCGTCTGCGATCCACGGCGTATTGAAACCGCACGCGTGGCCGATTTACACATTCAGCTGAAGAACGGCTCGAATATCGCGCTGCTTAACGCCATCGGTCACGTCATCATTGAGGAGAAACTGCATAACACCAGTTTCATCAATTCACGTACCGAAGGTTTTGAAGAGTACCGTAAAATCGTCGCGAACTATACGCCGGAGTCGGTCAGCGAGATTACCGGAGTAAGCGCCGCAGAGATCCGTCGTGCCGCTCGCATGTACGCCAGCGCGCGTACCGCGACTATCCTTTGGGGCATGGGCGTAACGCAGTTCTATCAGGGCGTGGAGACGGTGCGTTCTCTCACCAGCCTGGCGTTGTTGACCGGTCACCTGGGCAAATACGCCACCGGCGTTAACCCGGTACGTGGACAAAACAACGTACAGGGTGCCTGCGATATGGGAGCGTTGCCGGATACCTTCCCCGGTTATCAAACGGTGACCGATGCGAAGCACCGGAAAAAATTCGCCAAAGCGTGGGGTGTGCCTTCGCTGCCGGAGAAACCGGGCTATCGCATCAGCGAGCTGCCTCATCGCGTAGAACATGGCGAAGTACGGGCGGCCTGGATTATGGGTGAAGATCCCTTACAGACCGACGCAGAGCTCTCTGCGGTGCGTCAGGCATTTGCCGATATGGAGCTGGTGATTGTTCAGGACATCTTTATGACCAAAACCGCCGCGGCAGCAGATGTCATTCTGCCCTCCACCTCATGGGGGGAACATGAAGGCGTTTATACCGCAGCGGACCGCGGCTTCCAGCGTTTCTTTAAAGCGGTAGAACCGAAGTGGGATCTGAAGACCGACTGGCAAATTATCGGTGAAGTGGCGACCCGCATGGGTTATCCGATGCACTACGAGAACACCCAGCAGATCTGGGATGAGCTGCGCGGCCTCTGCCCCACTTTTAAAGGTGCAACCTACGAGAAGATGGGCGAGCTGGGCTATGTGCAGTGGCCATGCCGTGACGAATCGCCGGAGGATACCGGCACGCAGTGGCTGTACGGCGAGAAGTTCGACCGTCCGAACGGGCTGGGGGCGTTCTTTACCTGTGACTGGCAGCCGCCGCAGGATAGCCTCAGCGAGGAGTATCCGCTGGTGCTCTCAACGGTACGCGAGGTAGGCCACTACAGCTGTCGCTCAATGACCGGCAACTGTAGCGCGCTGTCCACGCTGGCCGATGAGCCAGGCTACGTGCAGATCAACAGTAAGGATGCGGAACAGCTCGGTATCGTCAACCACCAGCTGGTATGGATCAGTTCCCGTGCAGGTAAAGTTATCGCACGTGCGCTGGTCAACGATCGTCCGAACAAGGGCGCGATCTATATGACCTATCAGTGGTGGATCGGTGCCTGTAATGAGCTGGTCAGCGAAAACCTTAGCCCGATCACGCGTACGCCGGAGTACAAGTACTGTGCGGTGCGTCTTGAACCGATAGCGGACCAGGCGGCGGCGGAACGTTACGTAGCGGAGGAATACCACAAGCTGAAAGCGCACCTGCGTGACAGCGCGCTGGTAGAGAGCGTTAAGTAG
- the arcC gene encoding carbamate kinase, giving the protein MSKRIVLALGGNALGKGLEKQMQAVRATAQAIADLIEAGHELVITHGNGPQVGMIHQAFEAAAHSSEQYSVLPMSVCVALSQGYIGYDLQNVLRETLLKRGIKKNVVSLITQVRVDENDHAFKMPDKPIGSFLSEEVARKLIQQNIAVKEDSGRGWRRVIASPEPKEIIEIDAVKSLLDAGQVPVTVGGGGIPVVAEGNHLKGVSAVIDKDRASAVLARDIDADMLVILTAVEKVAVNFNTPQQKWLDRMTPEEARHYIAEGQFAPGSMLPKVEAALAFAESRPGRKALITLLERAGDGINGRTGTIIG; this is encoded by the coding sequence ATGAGCAAAAGAATCGTTCTGGCACTGGGCGGCAACGCGCTGGGCAAAGGACTGGAAAAACAGATGCAGGCGGTGCGCGCTACCGCTCAGGCGATTGCCGATCTGATCGAAGCGGGACATGAACTGGTTATTACGCACGGCAACGGGCCGCAGGTGGGGATGATCCACCAGGCGTTTGAAGCCGCCGCGCACAGCTCCGAGCAATATTCCGTGCTGCCGATGTCGGTCTGCGTGGCGTTGAGCCAGGGCTACATTGGCTATGATTTACAGAACGTACTGCGCGAAACGCTACTGAAGCGCGGCATCAAGAAAAATGTGGTATCGCTGATTACCCAGGTGCGCGTTGATGAGAACGATCACGCCTTCAAAATGCCCGATAAGCCGATCGGTTCTTTCTTAAGCGAAGAGGTCGCACGTAAGCTGATCCAGCAAAACATCGCGGTCAAAGAGGATTCAGGACGCGGCTGGCGTCGTGTGATCGCATCGCCGGAACCGAAAGAAATTATTGAAATCGATGCGGTGAAATCGCTGCTCGATGCCGGACAGGTACCGGTAACGGTCGGCGGCGGCGGTATTCCGGTGGTTGCCGAGGGTAATCATCTGAAAGGCGTCAGCGCGGTGATCGATAAAGATCGCGCCAGTGCGGTGCTGGCCCGCGATATCGATGCCGATATGCTGGTGATCCTGACGGCGGTGGAAAAAGTGGCGGTCAACTTCAATACGCCGCAGCAGAAATGGCTGGATCGTATGACGCCGGAAGAAGCCCGCCACTATATTGCTGAAGGGCAATTCGCGCCGGGCTCCATGCTACCGAAAGTGGAAGCGGCGTTGGCCTTTGCCGAATCCCGCCCCGGCAGGAAGGCGCTGATTACCCTACTGGAACGCGCCGGCGACGGCATTAATGGACGCACCGGCACGATTATCGGCTAG
- a CDS encoding XdhC family protein: MSLFTTLARLEAQNIAFALLQIIDSRGSAPRHSAAMVVTEQGEIEGTIGGGMVERLAIDAAHEAIEQGTSRLFEARLARQGENAVGSDCGGAVTVHIAVWPRRPALFLLGGGHVNREVAKMAVALDFVVTVADTWPANLEHPELPAVCRRVQGENYEAIVPQLGLDKHSYVVIATNHEDREALSQTINLPLRYLGLLASKRKAHHLRHWLRQEHGLNEEQVARLHSPLGLKIGAETPTEIAVSIIGELIMLARTGETAPQNIVINRDSETPAIRSLA; this comes from the coding sequence ATGTCTTTATTCACTACGCTCGCACGTCTCGAAGCGCAAAATATTGCTTTTGCACTGCTGCAAATTATCGATAGTCGGGGTTCAGCACCGCGTCACAGCGCGGCGATGGTGGTTACCGAACAGGGAGAAATCGAAGGAACGATTGGCGGAGGTATGGTGGAAAGGCTGGCGATTGATGCGGCCCATGAAGCTATCGAACAGGGCACTTCCCGGCTGTTTGAGGCCAGGCTGGCGCGCCAGGGCGAGAATGCGGTGGGCTCGGACTGCGGCGGTGCGGTCACCGTGCATATTGCGGTCTGGCCCCGGCGTCCGGCGCTGTTTCTGCTGGGTGGCGGACACGTTAACCGGGAAGTGGCTAAGATGGCGGTAGCGCTCGATTTCGTCGTCACGGTGGCGGATACCTGGCCTGCTAATCTGGAGCACCCTGAACTGCCCGCCGTCTGTCGCCGCGTGCAGGGCGAGAACTATGAGGCAATTGTGCCGCAGCTTGGCCTGGATAAGCACAGCTATGTGGTTATCGCCACCAACCATGAAGATCGCGAAGCGCTCAGCCAGACGATTAATCTGCCGCTGCGCTATCTGGGTCTGTTGGCGAGCAAGCGCAAGGCGCATCATCTGCGTCACTGGCTGCGTCAGGAACATGGGCTGAATGAAGAGCAGGTTGCCCGGCTGCATTCCCCGCTGGGGCTGAAGATTGGGGCGGAAACCCCGACGGAAATTGCGGTAAGTATTATTGGTGAGCTGATTATGCTGGCGCGGACCGGCGAAACGGCACCGCAAAATATCGTTATTAATCGTGACAGCGAGACCCCGGCAATTCGGAGCCTCGCCTGA
- the ygfK gene encoding putative selenate reductase subunit YgfK has translation MSDIMRPVPFRELLTRICAEYEEDRAIFGIPESEFYVRHPERQITLFGETCDTALGPAAGPHTQLAPNIIVAWLTGGSFIELKTVQILDRLELEKPCIDASDEAFNTEWSTELTLDKAWDEYLKAWMALWLLEAILSPRDGSQGRSFIFNMSVGYDLKGITQPPMQKFIDETIDAGKTEKFNRYRDELAQFIRQGDWQLLKKADSALLEALPGKISPKMVRSVTLSTMHGCPPNEIESICQYMLTEKNLHTYVKLNPTLLGFEKAREILDNNGFDYISLDEASFDHDLKLDQALAMLERLIALGAERELSFGVKLTNTLGTRNHKHRLPGEEMYMSGRALFPLSINVAALLSRHFNGHLPISYSGGASQFNIADIFATGIQPITMATDLLKPGGYLRLAECARILDGCTDWEWRRKTIDVSKLNALADHALKAEWAQKAWKGKEEIDAGGPLPLTDCYVAPCVTACAIKQDIPEYLRLAGEGRYADALALIYQRNALPSITGHICDHQCQYNCTRMDYENALNIRKMKEIVREKGWESYRKRWHKPAGSGDRHPVAVIGAGPAGLAAGYFLARAGHRVTLFERAPNAGGVVSNIIPRFRIPAELVQQDIDFIADHGVKFVYDCPTNLTVDALKRQGFHYVCIGIGAGKTNTLRLAGENPNVLRSFDFLDTYNQGKTTLRGEIAVVGAGNTAMDCARAALRIDGVTGVTIVYRRERADMPAWPEEISAAEAEGVRFMTLANPERFEANGDMLIRVMKAGEPGADGRRRPVETDETRTVHFDAVITATGEQPDGDKLRAMGVPVGQDGWPVVDPHTLETPLENVFLIGDVQSGPSSIVAAIGGARKATDAILARENIASGETPAYYLNTHPLDVYARKGTIAVRQITSEAADAFARQEAERCLSCNYVCSKCVDVCPNRANVAIAVPGYRSRHQILHLDALCNECGNCAQFCPWQGKPYKDKITVFSLPQDFENSTNPGFLLDKNQVHIRHQGKVWHLQLDKQQQIVDLPESLSDMATIINYTRRQHGYLLGAVEE, from the coding sequence ATGTCTGACATCATGCGTCCCGTCCCCTTTCGTGAGCTTTTAACGCGCATCTGCGCCGAGTATGAGGAAGATCGGGCCATTTTCGGTATCCCGGAAAGCGAGTTCTATGTCCGTCATCCTGAACGGCAAATTACCCTGTTCGGTGAAACCTGTGATACTGCGCTGGGTCCAGCCGCAGGGCCACATACCCAACTGGCTCCCAATATTATCGTCGCCTGGCTAACCGGCGGCAGCTTTATCGAACTGAAAACCGTACAGATCCTCGACCGGCTGGAGCTGGAAAAACCCTGTATCGACGCCAGCGATGAGGCCTTCAATACCGAATGGTCAACGGAGCTGACGCTGGATAAAGCCTGGGATGAATATCTGAAAGCGTGGATGGCGCTCTGGCTGCTGGAGGCAATTCTTTCGCCGCGTGACGGTTCGCAGGGCCGCTCGTTCATTTTCAATATGAGCGTGGGCTATGACCTGAAAGGCATTACCCAGCCGCCGATGCAGAAATTTATCGACGAAACTATCGACGCCGGTAAAACCGAGAAATTCAACCGCTATCGCGATGAGCTGGCGCAGTTTATCCGTCAGGGTGACTGGCAGCTGTTGAAAAAAGCAGACAGCGCGCTGCTGGAAGCGTTACCGGGTAAAATTTCTCCGAAGATGGTGCGCAGCGTGACGCTCTCCACCATGCACGGCTGCCCGCCGAATGAGATCGAGTCGATCTGTCAGTACATGCTGACGGAAAAAAATCTGCATACCTATGTGAAACTCAATCCGACGCTGCTGGGCTTTGAGAAAGCGCGTGAGATCCTTGATAACAACGGCTTTGATTATATATCGCTGGATGAAGCCTCTTTCGATCACGATCTGAAACTGGATCAGGCGCTGGCGATGCTGGAACGTCTGATCGCGCTGGGAGCGGAAAGAGAACTTTCCTTCGGCGTTAAGCTGACCAATACTCTCGGCACCCGCAACCATAAACATCGTCTGCCTGGCGAAGAGATGTATATGTCCGGGCGCGCCCTGTTTCCGCTCTCCATTAACGTGGCGGCACTGCTATCACGTCATTTCAACGGTCACCTGCCGATCTCCTATTCCGGCGGTGCCAGCCAGTTTAATATTGCCGATATCTTCGCCACCGGCATCCAGCCCATCACCATGGCGACCGACCTGCTGAAACCGGGCGGCTACCTGCGTCTTGCCGAATGCGCACGCATTCTTGACGGCTGCACCGACTGGGAATGGCGGCGGAAAACCATCGACGTCAGCAAACTTAACGCGCTGGCCGACCATGCGCTGAAAGCAGAATGGGCCCAGAAAGCCTGGAAAGGAAAAGAAGAAATTGATGCGGGTGGCCCTCTGCCGCTGACCGACTGCTACGTTGCGCCCTGCGTAACCGCCTGCGCCATCAAACAGGATATTCCTGAATACCTGCGTTTGGCAGGCGAAGGCCGCTACGCCGACGCGCTGGCGCTGATTTATCAGCGTAACGCTCTGCCTTCTATCACCGGTCATATCTGCGACCATCAGTGCCAGTACAACTGTACGCGTATGGATTACGAGAACGCGCTGAATATCCGCAAAATGAAAGAGATAGTGCGTGAGAAAGGCTGGGAAAGCTATCGCAAACGCTGGCATAAGCCTGCCGGTTCCGGCGATCGCCATCCGGTTGCGGTTATTGGTGCAGGCCCTGCCGGTCTGGCTGCTGGTTACTTCCTGGCGCGTGCCGGTCATCGCGTAACGCTGTTTGAACGTGCGCCGAACGCGGGCGGCGTGGTGAGCAATATTATTCCTCGCTTCCGTATCCCGGCGGAGCTGGTGCAGCAGGATATCGATTTTATTGCCGATCACGGGGTGAAATTCGTTTATGACTGCCCAACCAACCTCACCGTTGATGCACTGAAACGTCAGGGTTTCCATTACGTTTGCATCGGTATCGGCGCAGGTAAAACCAACACGCTGCGGCTGGCGGGGGAAAACCCGAACGTGCTGCGCTCGTTTGATTTCCTCGACACCTACAACCAGGGCAAAACAACCCTGCGCGGCGAAATCGCCGTAGTGGGCGCGGGTAATACCGCGATGGACTGCGCGCGCGCCGCATTGCGTATCGATGGCGTAACGGGCGTAACCATTGTTTATCGCCGTGAACGCGCCGATATGCCTGCCTGGCCGGAAGAAATTTCTGCGGCGGAAGCGGAAGGCGTACGCTTTATGACGCTGGCGAACCCGGAACGCTTTGAAGCTAACGGCGACATGCTGATCAGAGTGATGAAAGCCGGTGAGCCTGGTGCAGACGGACGTCGTCGTCCGGTTGAAACAGATGAAACCCGCACGGTGCATTTTGATGCAGTAATTACCGCGACCGGCGAACAGCCTGACGGCGATAAACTGCGTGCGATGGGCGTGCCCGTCGGTCAGGACGGCTGGCCGGTAGTCGATCCGCACACGCTGGAAACCCCGCTGGAGAATGTTTTCCTGATCGGTGACGTGCAGAGCGGCCCCTCCTCTATCGTGGCGGCTATCGGCGGCGCGCGTAAAGCTACCGACGCTATCCTTGCCAGAGAGAATATCGCCAGCGGCGAAACGCCTGCCTATTATCTCAATACCCATCCGCTGGATGTCTATGCACGGAAAGGCACCATCGCCGTGCGGCAGATTACCAGCGAAGCGGCGGATGCCTTCGCTCGTCAGGAAGCGGAACGCTGCCTCTCCTGTAACTACGTGTGCAGCAAATGCGTTGACGTTTGCCCTAACCGCGCCAACGTGGCGATTGCCGTACCGGGCTACCGTAGTCGCCATCAGATTCTGCACCTTGATGCGCTGTGTAACGAATGCGGCAACTGCGCCCAGTTCTGTCCGTGGCAGGGTAAACCCTACAAAGACAAGATCACCGTTTTCAGCCTGCCGCAGGATTTTGAAAACAGCACCAACCCCGGCTTCTTACTCGACAAAAATCAGGTTCATATCCGTCATCAGGGCAAGGTCTGGCATCTGCAACTGGATAAACAGCAACAGATTGTCGATCTGCCTGAGTCGCTGAGCGATATGGCCACCATCATTAACTACACTCGCCGCCAGCATGGTTATCTGCTGGGCGCCGTGGAGGAATAG
- a CDS encoding nucleobase:cation symporter-2 family protein, protein MKESAVNPSQPLTPPAPVDEVLPIPQMFIYGLQHVLVMYAGAVAVPLVVGSAVGLPAEQIILLISTDLFICGFSTIAQSLGIGRWIGCRLPLIQGCTFAALVPMVLIGKEYGLGGISGAVIVAGIFTLICAPWISRLVRFFPKVVMGSIVTLIGLSIMPVAGGWIGGGNSELSDFGNLLSLLLAAVTLFIILNIYTFASGLIKNTAVLLGLIAGSLIWSFFRPLDFQLVHATPWFNLPQPMRFATPEFHLLPVALLSMVMVVVMVETMSSMMATGDIAGKKVDPTMLRNGLNACGLATTICGLFNLFPYAAFAQNVGLIGMTGVRSRFVVAVSGIILILMGLFSKMAALVVVIPKPILGGAGIVMFGMVAVSGIRTLGHVNYRNNNNSMVVALTLGLGLMPVLVPGLFAQFPPMMQLFLHSGITIGTVIAILANLTLNGAKSVKPACNTCEQPGPDPLPSNTAAREVAVRTVRMWLLLRKVQKQQVQEE, encoded by the coding sequence ATGAAAGAATCTGCTGTTAACCCTTCACAACCGTTAACCCCGCCTGCGCCAGTTGATGAGGTCCTGCCCATCCCGCAGATGTTCATTTATGGCCTGCAACATGTGCTGGTAATGTATGCGGGTGCTGTCGCCGTACCGCTGGTGGTCGGTTCTGCGGTTGGTCTGCCCGCAGAGCAGATTATCCTGCTGATCAGTACCGATCTGTTTATCTGTGGTTTCTCTACTATCGCTCAGTCACTGGGCATTGGACGTTGGATCGGCTGCCGCCTGCCGCTGATTCAGGGCTGTACCTTCGCCGCGCTGGTGCCGATGGTGCTGATTGGTAAGGAGTACGGTCTCGGCGGAATATCGGGCGCGGTCATTGTCGCCGGGATATTCACCCTGATCTGTGCGCCGTGGATCAGCCGCCTGGTGCGCTTCTTTCCCAAGGTGGTGATGGGATCGATCGTCACGCTTATCGGTCTTTCCATTATGCCGGTTGCCGGTGGCTGGATTGGTGGCGGTAACAGCGAACTGAGCGATTTCGGCAACCTGCTCTCGCTGCTGCTGGCGGCGGTCACGCTGTTTATCATCCTTAATATCTATACCTTCGCTTCCGGCCTGATTAAGAATACGGCGGTTCTGCTCGGTTTGATTGCCGGTTCGCTGATCTGGAGCTTCTTCCGCCCGCTCGATTTCCAGTTAGTACATGCTACGCCCTGGTTTAATCTGCCGCAGCCGATGCGCTTCGCCACGCCGGAGTTCCATCTGCTGCCGGTGGCGCTGCTCTCGATGGTGATGGTGGTGGTAATGGTAGAAACCATGTCCTCGATGATGGCGACCGGGGATATCGCGGGGAAAAAAGTCGATCCGACCATGCTGCGCAACGGGCTGAACGCCTGCGGCCTGGCAACAACTATTTGCGGTTTGTTCAATCTCTTCCCCTACGCCGCCTTTGCACAGAACGTTGGCCTGATCGGTATGACCGGCGTGCGCAGCCGCTTTGTGGTGGCAGTATCCGGCATCATCCTGATTCTGATGGGGCTGTTCAGTAAGATGGCCGCGCTGGTGGTGGTGATCCCTAAACCTATCCTTGGCGGCGCAGGCATAGTAATGTTTGGTATGGTGGCGGTTTCCGGCATCCGTACGCTGGGTCACGTTAACTATCGTAACAATAACAACAGCATGGTGGTCGCGCTGACGCTCGGTCTGGGCCTGATGCCGGTACTGGTGCCGGGGCTGTTCGCTCAGTTTCCGCCGATGATGCAGCTCTTTTTACACAGCGGCATTACCATTGGTACAGTGATTGCGATCCTGGCCAACCTGACGCTGAACGGTGCAAAAAGCGTGAAGCCCGCCTGTAATACCTGTGAGCAACCCGGGCCCGATCCGCTGCCGTCAAATACCGCAGCCCGCGAAGTGGCGGTAAGAACGGTGCGTATGTGGCTGCTGCTACGTAAAGTACAGAAACAGCAGGTACAGGAGGAGTAA
- the ssnA gene encoding putative aminohydrolase SsnA, with protein MLILQDCTLVELYPSRVERGVDIVIDGDKIIAVGQSLSGEYPGAQIKPMNGKLVMPGLVCSHNHFYSGLSRGVMAPIPPCPDFISTLKNLWWRLDRALDEESLYYSGVICALEAIKGGCTSVIDHHASPAFIAGSLAVLRQAFLDTGLRGMTCFETTDRNGGLEELKAGVQENIAFARLIDKEKQSNPQSYLVEAHIGAHAPFTVSDAGLELLRDAIKETGRGLHIHVAEDRYDVAHSHDKYSLDPVLRLEKFGLLNEKTLIAHGLWLSEQEVECLNSHNAFLVHNARSNMNNHVGYNPHLPKVKWAALGTDGIGSDMFEELKFAWFKHRDAGGPLGTDRFLQMLNNGNELLTRNFGQSFGRLAPGYTADITVLDYAEPTPLCADNLAGHMAFGMSSAVVDTVIVAGRRVYEDRAFAQPIAPLYDKARVAAKKMWQRMAAI; from the coding sequence ATGCTGATACTGCAAGACTGTACCCTGGTCGAACTTTACCCTTCTCGCGTTGAGCGGGGCGTGGATATCGTGATTGACGGCGATAAAATCATCGCCGTTGGTCAGAGCCTGTCGGGTGAGTATCCAGGTGCGCAGATTAAGCCGATGAACGGTAAGCTGGTGATGCCGGGCCTGGTCTGCTCGCATAATCACTTTTACTCCGGGCTGTCACGCGGGGTGATGGCACCGATTCCGCCCTGCCCCGATTTTATCTCCACCCTGAAAAACCTCTGGTGGCGTCTCGATCGGGCGCTGGATGAAGAGTCGCTTTATTACAGCGGCGTGATCTGCGCGCTGGAAGCGATCAAAGGCGGCTGTACATCGGTTATCGATCACCACGCGTCACCCGCCTTTATTGCCGGTTCGCTGGCGGTGCTGCGTCAGGCCTTCCTCGATACCGGCCTGCGCGGTATGACCTGCTTCGAAACCACCGATCGCAACGGCGGCCTTGAAGAGCTGAAGGCCGGGGTGCAGGAAAATATCGCTTTTGCCCGCCTGATCGATAAAGAGAAACAGAGTAACCCGCAAAGTTATCTGGTTGAGGCGCATATCGGCGCGCACGCGCCGTTCACCGTCTCCGATGCCGGACTGGAGCTGCTGCGTGACGCCATTAAGGAAACCGGACGCGGCCTGCATATCCACGTGGCGGAAGATCGCTACGATGTGGCGCACAGCCATGATAAATACAGCCTTGATCCGGTGCTGCGGCTGGAGAAATTTGGCCTGCTGAACGAAAAAACGTTGATCGCTCATGGCCTGTGGCTCAGCGAACAGGAAGTAGAGTGCCTCAACAGCCACAACGCTTTCCTGGTGCATAATGCCCGCTCGAACATGAACAACCATGTCGGCTATAACCCGCATCTGCCGAAAGTGAAGTGGGCAGCGCTGGGCACCGACGGCATCGGTTCCGATATGTTTGAGGAGCTGAAGTTCGCCTGGTTTAAACACCGTGACGCCGGCGGCCCGCTCGGCACCGATCGTTTCCTGCAAATGCTGAATAACGGTAACGAACTGCTGACGCGCAATTTCGGTCAGTCCTTCGGACGGCTGGCACCCGGCTATACCGCCGATATTACGGTGCTGGATTACGCTGAACCGACGCCGCTTTGCGCTGACAACCTTGCCGGTCACATGGCCTTCGGCATGAGCAGCGCGGTGGTGGATACGGTGATTGTCGCCGGGCGTCGGGTCTATGAAGACCGCGCTTTCGCGCAGCCGATCGCACCGCTGTATGACAAGGCGCGTGTCGCCGCGAAGAAAATGTGGCAGCGCATGGCCGCAATCTAA